A region of the Aphelocoma coerulescens isolate FSJ_1873_10779 chromosome 1, UR_Acoe_1.0, whole genome shotgun sequence genome:
GACACCAACCATTTGCAGCCACAGTGGTCACTTCCCCCCTCTAAGCAGGGACATTCACATGTTATAGGGAGCCAGTGATTGAAGACACATTAAGGAAGAGAGCTGAATTCCCTCTCGCCTGAGGGTAGCCAGCAGTAGATGACGTGATACCATGTGTGCTACGTGTGATGGTACTACATaaccagcagcactgctgtaaGACCTGGGTGAGGAAGGAGACCTGTTCCTGcacttgaaaattatttcaaagtagCAGGATTTTAGACTTTGAGCTCACACTTTGATTGTGGGTGTGAAGAACAAAACACTTCTCTCTGACTGCACGTCTCAAGATTACACATTTTAACAGCTCCAAAGTGCCTGGACTGCTGCAGACAGTTAATGCTAATGGAGaatcaaacaacaacaacagtaacaacaaatttaaaaataataatcagaAACTTGTTTCCACAACATGCAAATGTCACAAGCAAAATACCAGCAGAATAACAAATGCGTGATTTTAACAGCCCCTAAATGTTTCCAGCATGGCTCACAGGCAAGGTCCCTCTTTGGGATTTCTGGCTTCATGATGCTAAACCATACAATTGCAATTTGTAAAGAAAGGAATCTATACCACTTAATTCCCTGCCTCAGATCCCTGTCCATGAGATGCAAATCATTCCTCTGTGTCTCATGGCAGAGGTAAAATCTGTGCAAATGCTAGAGTGGTGAGCAGGGGGAATGTTTGGCCCCTGATGGAGAGGAATTATCCCTGTCTCtgctgatgccttaggtttttaacttttatatttttcaaatcctgtactgcttagtgtgtaactctgaagtttcttgtagcctgttcacttctgctctctcatgccaggtagacataacaaagcctctccaggcccgttcttcaaggacacccagaccgtcctaggcccaaaaagtataaaacaaaaagcctctaaaggggggcaAGCagaggggaattacatcattaaactgaagcttttatTGGAGAATTAActctgctatgcaaatgaaccaaacctataaaagtgtgaagaactcgtgacctgtcgtccatcttggggtccatcccggcaatagcctctggctccccaggggtacctttgaaatacctttcaaataaatatctacctttattcccttactcctgtctagcctctgtttctaggaggcctctcaaggcattGCTGCAAGTCATTGCAATGGAAGTGCTGGGACTTCCCACTTGTGCAAAACCTTCCCAATAGGAAGGGGCTTAGAGCCATGGGGCGTTAAaagccaattttttttccctctgtgctgAGGCCAGGCAGGGGCCTCTTTTGGCCTGGTTGAGCGAtggctcgtggctttgtggggTGGCTGAATGTGATGCTGAGCAGGCACTACTTCTATGTGtaaaggaggggtttttttgtttcttgaaaGCATCTTCCCTTAAGCTAAGATCTGATTctgttttttcctaaaaaaagctttatttagAGGTCAATTTTCTATATCTCCCATGTACATGAAAAAGATGCAAAAAGCTTGTACCATTTTCTTTCTAGTTTTTATGGAGTGCTCAGAAGCCTCTCCACTTATAATTATGCTGACAGGCCAAACTCCTCATGATCACAAATCATTTAAAGCATTAAGATCAAATGTAGCTACAATACAGCCCAGAGACTGAAGTGTTTTCAATAAGTATTAGCAGCTAAAATGTTGCAGTCTTCATGAATACATTACAAGTGAGTGAAACCCCAAGAAGCAAAAGTTCCTctatgaagaaataattttgaaaatatattccCAGGCATGTAAGGGACGAGATCAACCTCAACTTCGACTCAGGAGACAAGACTGGAGAAGCAAAAgcataaaaaacattttaaaactatttaGCCAACAAACCTAGGAAACTACAATTTAAGGTGGAAAGGATCTGTCTGGTCTTACAAGTAAACCCTAAAAGGTAAAATTTGACAGCTGCAGCCCCTTGCCCACTGCAAGTGGACTTCAGGGGGAAGAGATCTGCTAGGGAAGGGAGCTACAGAGAAAGGTAAATCCAGGCCCTACAAAGGACCTGCAGCAAAAGCAACACCAAAGAGCCCCATAGAAGTTCTGGCCCTATAAATTAAGACCTTCTTGCATTAGGACTGCCTGTGCCAAGCCAGCCCAGGTCCCGTGCAGACATGCAGCACGTGCAGAGGTGTGGGACAGCCTTGGGCCGGGTGACTGCCGACTGCTTCCTCCTGGGACCGTGCCGTGCTCGTGCTCGGCGCCGCGTGGGCCTCTCTGCAGGTGAATCATTGTTGTGGTGCAAACAGATTTGTctctttgctctgcccacaccgAGTCTAGGCAGAAATAGCCACGAAAGCCAGACTTCACTCTGACCAGCACTGCGAAGGGAGGCCTTTGTTAAGAAAGGTTTTCATTAACAAATGTTTTTATTCTGCAGTGAGCTGGTCCCACCCTCTCCCAAAAGCCACAGGATTCTGCAGGATTAGGGCTTGAGGAGGTGGAAGTACACAGGAGTGCTGAGCGCCTGGGGTTGGCACTACACCTGTTACAGGCACCCTTTGAGCAAGCAAGAACAAACcgctctgaaaaaaaatcatgtgtcGAGGTCTCCAGCTATTCACTGCTTACCGTGACTTCTCTGAGGTTTCCTTTCCCACAATAAAGCACAGAGCACCCCGCTCTCTCACATGCAAGTGCTGGGTAGATAAATCAGCAGACGAAGCTGAGGCATTGAGGTGGGTTGAAAACTGCATAGCCAAGCCCAGAGGGTGATGATTGGCAGGACGGGTTCTGGTTGGAGACCAGTAACTCACTGTGTGCCCCAGGGGTCAATACTGGGTCCAGTCCTATTCAACATCCTCATTAATGATGTGGATGATGGAGCAGAGGGCACCCCCAGCACGCTTGCTGATGACACCaaactgggaggagtggctgatatGCCAGAAAGTCGTGCTGCTGTCCAGGAGGACCTtcacaggctggagaaatgagCTGGCAGGAATCTCATCAAGTCCAGCAAGGGGAAGTGCAAAATCCTGCACCTACAGAAGAACACCTCCAGGCAccagtacaggctgggggccaaccagctggaaagcagctctgccaaggaaaGGACACCAACCTGAACACGAGGCACCAATGTGCCCTTGTGGCAAAGAAGGACAATGGCATCCTGGGGTCCCTTAGGCAAAGTGTTGCCAGCAGGTTGGGGGAGATAATCCTTgttctctgctcagccctggtgatgCTGCAGATGGAGTCCTGGTTTCAGATCTGGGCTCCTCTGTACACAGAGACACAGACatactggagagagtccagcaaagagacaaagatgatgaagagaCTGGAGCATGTCTCctgagaggaaaggctgagagttgTGACTCCAacctggagaaggctcaggaGGATATCAGTGATGTGTATAAATGCCTGCAGGAAGGGTGCAAGcaggacagagccaggctctgtATAATGGTGTCCAATGAAAGGACCAGAGCAACAGGCACAACCTGAAACACAGGAGGATCCCTCTGAACATCAAGAAACACTTTTTCACAGTGAGGGCAACTGAGCACTGCTACAGGTTGCCCAGacaggttgtggagtctccatccttgaagATATTCACAAGCTGTCTCGACACAGTCCTGGGCAACCAGGGTGGCTCTGCTTTAGCAGTGTGGTCAGACCAGCTGCCCCTCAGAGGTCCCGTCCAACcttccattctgtgattctctgaggCGTTCGTGCATGGAACAGAGCACCCCATGGAGACACTCACAAGGATGCTAATTTTTCCACTTGCCATAGGATTTACCTGGTATGTGTTAAACATGGACAAAACCTGGTCATAACATGGCCTAAACATTGACCGCAATGAATAAATGGATAAGACTCACAAGCCAGAAAATATGAGGGTGACCTGCCAAAAGAAATTGTTGTATAGGATCCTAGAGATCCAGATGGAATTAAGATGTGCTTTTAGCACTTTCTCTATCACAAACACtcatttctgtattttgtgATCATCTTCTACACCAGTTGTTTTTGCTCATGTTGTAGCTGTACGTTACAAATTTGTATGTGTGCATACAGCATTTGTGGCCCTAgcataagaaaaaaacagataaaaatagGACCTCACTTCTCCAAACTTGCTGTATGATTGTGTTTTTTCAAACAAGCATTTAAACATTGTTTTTAACCACAGAAATCAGATACCAAGAAAACTTTAATCTTATTCCTGCAAAATCAAAATGGAGCTTCTAAGTCATAGCACAGCGTGGGAGAAAGTGCCTTTCATGCTCACTGGAGGAAGTTATTTCAGACTGTGAATTTCATTGGTATTTCTCCTACTAAGGTGCCCTGACCCTCCTGACTGAGAGTTGCCCCTGTAAGCCCAGCTAGCCCCTCTCGGCAGCCAGGCTTAGCGAAGCCACGGGCGCATGGGAACAGTGGTGGTTGTGTGGCCCACACACAGGGCTTCAGGCCCACATTTTGGGACTAAAATCAAGGGAACGTGGAAGGAAGCTCCCAAAGGTGCTGCCATGTTGTGCTCCACTGCTCGGGATGTTGAAATGAGCTGTGCCACCCCTCTGACTGTCGTGACTTGGGGCTGCGACATCATTTCCAGAGCTGGTGCTGCATGTGCAGAACAAAGTCAGTCATGTCATGCAGAAGCagatttcagctgctttgttatTCAGTATTTACCACTTATATTTAGGGCCAGATTAGGTTTCAAACATATCAAAGCTCCAGTAattgttttcttctgatttttatCACAAATTGGTTGGAATCTTCATATTTTTATTCCTCTACAGTTCCCATCAAATCAAGTTAAAGCCTCCGAAACATTGTCCTCCCATGTAACTGCAGTTATTGAATGGACAGAAGAATGTCAAAACCAGGGATTCTCCTAATTTCTGCTCTATAGCCAGATGAGTCATGGTGACCTGGGATgcaggggctgagctgtggAAAATCCCTGCCTGTTGCATCAAAACGGAAAGCAGCTGGAGATTTTTGTGTCTACACTCAAAGCTTCCTGAGAATGTTTTGCACTAGAAGAGAGAAAAGGTAACCAAAGTTGACGGGGAAAGCAAAAAGGGAGAGGCGATGATGATACAATGGAAAGAGGAGGCACAAACTTCCTGCTGTGTCTCTGTGAAGGGGCTGTTACCTCATTTGTTATGCTGCCTTgccctcagaaagtccagctcCAAATCATCTCTCAACTCTGGGAAATCCCACCAGATGTAAACAACTACCTGAGAGTGGCTTTGCACCCGAAGAAGAAGCCGTGGATGAAGCGCAGTGATGGATCTCCCCGCACGTGTGCAGGCGCCTGCCTGCAGGCGCAGCAATTCGTGAGCTTTCCTCGCCAGCCACAGCCACCACCGTGGCTGGGCTCAGCTGCTGGCCTCAAGAACCTGAtcccaaaggagctgcagcctggcttTCCTGCTGGGCTGCGAAGCAACATCCATGGCAAGGTCTCCAGCAGCCAAaggaggctgcaggcagccttCATGGGATGGCAGAGAGTGGTGTGCTGTGATGATGATGTGACTCTGAGGTGCACATCTATCCTGAAATACCCAACATCTGGCTCTGGGAAGCAGCATGTGGTGGCCACCAGGCAGGGGCCTGGCTGCAGTCCTGCCATGGTTAAGGACCATGATGCACATTTCAGGAAAGAGACCCTCCATGCTGAATGTTTGCACAGCGCTCCCCAAGAaggtgtcccctgtgtcctgGCTGGGTCTCTGGcaccagggacaccctgggacagcaGGTCCTGCTCACGCTGGGATGGATACCTGGGCTGTGGGACTCTGCTTGCTCCCTGCCAGGCCCAAGGAAGTTTATGCAAACATGGACACAACAGAAGAAAGCCTAGATGAGCTTTGAAGTTGAACCTCACTCCTCAAATCCTACACAACATTCCACTGGGTTCAGTAAAGGGCAGTATGTCTTAAATGAGAGGGCTGCAAACTGGGGTGGAAAGGTGTTCTCTACCCTGTGTGAGGGGGGATCCCCTTTCAGCTCATCCAGTGTTGCAGAGGCAGGGAGTGGGTCTCCACAGCTGGGAAGGGGATCCCCTCAGTCCCTCTCCCCATCCAAAAGGGCCTTGCCTGCTGTGCAGCACAGAGTGGTGCAGCCCCGCTGGGCTTGCTGGAGCCGTGCAAACGGGTGGAGCTGGGCTGCACTCCTGTAGCACAGCACCTGCTGCACACAGGGCAGGAGCGTGTTTTGCACAAAAGAAGAACCCACTTCCTTTCTTTTgcattgcaaaaagaaaaataaaatcaggcaGAGAGCATTGCTTTCCCTCTGTCTTATTCCCAAGGCCCTGGGCACAATTGTCACCCTGGACACGGCTGTCACCCAGAACTTTGGGCTCCTCCACCTGTTTTCGAGGCTGGTGATGCCACTTGGGTCATCTCCCTCCTCTGCGCAGGGGCTGAGACCCCTCCGACCCTCCTGTATCCAGGCCCCCTTTTGACACAGTGATGGCATTTCCCACTCCCATGGGCTCCCACGAGAAGTCCTCCATCCCCAGGCGGGTGGCAAGTGATGGGTCATCAGCACGTGATTCCCCTTCTGGGATCTGCAGCTCTCTTTTTAGTGCCTATGTGAGCGCAGAGCCCAGGGGACCGGAGGGATTATACAAAGGGGGTGTTTGACTGCTCGGAAAAGTCCCGGGCGTAAATTTGCATCACAAACCTCCCCGTCCGTCCCTGCCAAGCACTGGGGATTCCGACGGATCCGAGGTGTTGTGGGGACCTGGGAATGGAAGCCAATGGCATTTTGCTGAGCTTCATCCAAATTTATTTCCTCAACGGTGTGTGAATCTGTGGAGATAAAACTCCCATGTGAGAGTCTGTAATGAAGGTGGACAGGAGCTTTGCACCATCAGTGCCACAGTGAGCCTGAGCTGATGTGACCagtatttttttcagctgcggctGTGTGTCTTGCAGTGCTTTGGGGAGATGAAAGGATGGACCTGGATCCACTCGCCGGTGTGGGCTCAGGACTTCTGTAGAGGTAACACTTCTGCAGTGTTAGATCCATTGGCTGTTTTCACCATCATGATGAAACAGCTCACGAACTTCCGAGCCCCACGCAAGTCTGATTAGCTTAACTCTTGACAGATGTACAAGTAGAAAATCCCCATTTTACTagggaatatttttaataatttactCAGCAGTTATTCTGTTATTAGCAGACCTTTCCCTCCGTGTAATATAAACCCTCGAGCAACAAAAGTATCTCCATTACCAGATGCTTGTTAGCCGATTTTCACTATTACTCTTGCTAGGTGCCTTCAACTTCTAGTAAGTTCATGAAAATAATGTGTAATTTCTATACAGATGACTCACGGTACATGAGTACACAGATTAGTACTGAGTTTAATGTCTCTGTTTTAAAACATTAGAAATATTAGGCAATTAAATAATAGTTTGAGCTTTACTGACCCAGAGGGAAATATGTAAGTTTAGCTTAACTTTAATTTTAACCTTGGTATTTCTTGGCTTCAGTTTTTCAGTAGCATCCCAAATGCCCTGTGATGGGAATTTCCTGGTATATTAGGAATTTTTTGGAGGGATAAAACCAGGCACCAGCAAGATcatcatcaccaccaccacgaaaaccccccaaaccctagAACCACTAAAAAGAGCATAAAAATTCCTCTTGGGATTTGAAAACCCCAGCGGTCTCCAGTAAAACAGACACCATGGGGAAGGCCATCCTGCTGGTCACAGGGCAGGCTGCGCTTCTGCAAACATTTTGGGAAGTGCTAGGAAGGAAAGTACTCTCTCCGTGCTGTAAGACGCCCACATATAGGGCTGAGGGCTAAATCACAGCCCTCCACTGCTCAGCACCCTGTGGGGACAGAGCCTGCCGTGAGAGTTCCAGCTGGGACAAGGGGCTTTGTCCCGCTTGCACCACGCAATGTATCATCTTAATAACAAAAATACTTTTCCACTAAGGGCAAATTGTTTCATTCTACTCAATCGCTGCCCTAAGGAGCTGTGCCTGGTGATGTCTCCGTGTGAGTGAAAGGCAAATCTGGGTTTCACCACAGGCACTGCGTGGCTTGCACTGGCCACAGACACAATAAGATCCTTTGAAGATTTACCACAACTTTAATGGAAAAGCTGCCGTGGTCTGATCGTGCTGCCGTGGCCGTGTGTGTGTGCCCGGGGTGAGCACTCTGGACCGCACGTGAACCAGAGCTGAAGTTGTTTTCATCGTTCAGTTGCATTTCGCATCCTTGTAAAAGTTTTCAGAGTAAAACCCGAAGTTGGCTCAGATGCCGGGAGCGATTGCCGCGCAGGTACAGTCATTTATCTTCTCCAGGGCAGCCGCTACTGAGAATATCCCCCGCGGCGGCAGCGTGCCtctcacacagcaaaaggaaaaaaaaaaaccccacccagaaAGAACACAAGGTTTTACTAACCctaagtaaaaaaaaccaacccaacaaacaaaaaacccccaaacctcacGGTGCTTTTATAATGTGAGCGAATCCTGGGAGGCGCTCACACGGCCGGGGAGCCCGAGTGCCGGGCGCGGGCAGGAggctccgcgcccgccgccccccaaAAAtcgggcaggaggaggaggaagaggaggaggaggaggaggaggtgaaggcGGCGGCACCGCTGCTCTCAGGTTGGAGCCCCCGACTTCCCTTTCGTGCATGTGGGTTGGAGCATCTCAGCCCCTCGGGGTCCGCGCCGCGGCGGGCGAGAGGCAGCGCTGCGCCCGTCCTGCGCCATCCCGCCCGTCCCGGTGCGGCGGCGCTGGGagcggagccgggcggcggGAGGCCCCGTCCCGGTGCGGTgagcggcgggcggggggcgcgtcccgggagctgctgcagcccgcGGCCCAGGGGACACCGCTGTCCCCGGCCGGGAGCGCGGCCCCCGTGCCCAAAGCGGGGCGAGCGGCGGGAGGGCGTGCGGGAAGCGGGGGCTCGATGCCGGagtgctcccagctccctgaTCGGACAAGCATGGAGcacgggatttttggggaaggttggggggtttttttgggggggaaggctaggtttttttcctctctttgaaTTTCTTCAGTTTTGCTCCTGCTTTGGTCCCGCCCGAGGGTTGCGAAGGTGCTCCTCAGCACTTCTGCCCGCCGGTCCCGCAGACCTCCCGGCCCCCGGCCCCTCCAGGTTTTGGGCATTTTCTCCGTGGAGCTCCCCCTTCCCCTCGCAGTAATGAGTAAATTACATCATTGCCACCAGATGAGTTTGGGACCTTCCTTGTGTGACAGGCAAtcccccctcccagcacccccagtccTTTCTCATATTGATTggacttggggaaaaaacaaaattaagagGAGCTCGTGATAAGAAAAGGAGAATGAGTCACAGCCACTGTTGAGATGCTCTCACCAAAATCACAAGAGAAGCATTTTTCCAAATGACTCGAGCTGTGTGCTGCCAGGGGGGTGGCTGGAGCAAGGGACAGGGCTTTTGCTTTGTGGTGAGGGCCAGCTCTAAGGGTGCCCCTCCTGTTATCAATAAGCTGCAAGTTTCATGTCTGTTCTTATTCCAAGGGAGAGAACAAGAGCTTGTGAGGCACTGCAGAAATGGCTCTTGTGGAGGACGTGTTCCTGCCCACCAACCTCACCTCCAGCAACCATAGCAGCTGCAACGTGCACAACCACCACTTCTCAACCAAAGTCACCTTCTCGCTTTTCTACATCATCCTGCTGGTGTTTGGTGCCTGTGGGAATGTCCTGGCCCTCTGTATCACCTTCCAGCACAGGAAGAAGAAACTCAACTCCACCGACCTCTACCTGGTCAACCTGGCCCTCTCCGATGCCCTCTtcaccctggcactgccaggcagGATCGCCTACTACATCCTGGAGTCTGACTGGCCCTTTGGGGACTGGTTCTGCCGGAtcacagcttttattttctacaTGAACACCTATGTGAGCATCTACTTCATGACCTGTGTGAGCGTGGACCGCTACGTTGCCGTGGTACGCACCAGGCACCCCAGCAGGATTCGGAAGATGAGCCGTGCCAGGGGCATCTGTGTCCTCATCTGGTCCTTGGTGTTCCTGCAGACGGCTCCACTGCTCCTGCGGCCCATGACGCGAAGGATGGGAGACAAGCTGACATGCATGGAGTACTTCAACTTTGAGGAGATTCCCAATCTGCCCTACCTGCTCCTGGTGGCCTGCATGCTTGGCTTCTTCCTGCCTGTGGGCATCATCTTGGTCTGCTACATGAGGATCAACCTCAAGCTCTGCCAGACAGCCAAGGAGAACCCGCTGACAGTGAAGAACAGGCACCACCACCGGGCCTTCACCGTCATCctggtggtgctgctggctgtgctgctctgcttcaGTCCCTACCACCTCAACATTGTCCAGTTCATGGTCAGGAAGATCCTCTATCAGCCATCCTGCCGTGAGCAGCAAGCCTTCAAGATGTCCCTGCAAGTCACTGTGGCATTCATGAACTTCAACTGCTGCATCGACCCCATCATCTACTTCTTCGCCTTCCGGGGCTACAAGCGGAGGCTGCTCCGCATCTTCAGGAACAGCGGTTCACTGGCCACCTCCTCCACTGCCAAGACCCCCTCggacagcaacagcaacagccaGCCGCCCGGCTCCGTCTCTGTCTAGCAGCACAGCCCCCTCCCTTTTGCCCTGGCCTGTGACTTATGGACCATCCCTGATGGCAGGAGGCAGAGTCAAGCTGCAGGACCAGCACCTTCAACAAGCTCCATCATTCCCCTGCCTGGAGCCAGGGGTTCTCATGAAGCCAACCTCGCAgggacacagccctgcctggctctgcctgcctggctctgtGCTCAGCGCTGCTGGACCTGCCAGCCTGGAGCACAGAGCGGCACCTTTTCATCTGAACCCCAGAGGAGGCAGCTTgtgcagctgctctggctggcaAACCCAGCTGGAGGTTTCTCAGCACTGCACTGCACCCCTGTCCCATGCCTGTCCACATCCCCTATGGGGCTGGGGTGTGCTGGTAACCACCATGGATGTTCCTCTGCCCCAttcccctgcactgcccctgGAGCACTacagcagcatccctgcaggGCTCAGGGCAGACAGTATGGAGCAGACAGACTCAGGGCATTTCAGGAGAAGGCTGGGATGTTATCTTCATGCAGAAGATGGCCTACAGCCCCTTCTCCACACTGACAAACATCAGCTCCACTCTCTCCCCACCCAGCATCCCACTCCTGCACCTGGGCTCTGCTTGGGGCAAGCAGTAAATGTGGGCCATGTGGGAgatgctggaaaagccctcccccAAGGAAGAGGGGTGAGAATGTGAATTTGTAGAGCTCCTGCATGTGCTGCTGCCTACATTCACCACTTGCATGACTGCTTCTTCCCCAGGGTGCCCTTCCTCACAGCTGATGGCACTGCAGTCACCTTGGGACCCTCTGCTAGGAAGGGGATGGTGGGGATGGCCTGGAGCCCAGCTCAGCTCTAAGGCTGCAAACCTGCCctggatgcacagggtggggggGAAACCTTCCCATTAGTCCTTAATTTGAAGGGAGTAGAGAAATAGGCACAAGAACAGAGGGTGGCCTTATGTGACCTTGATCAACTTTGAAGCTGGTGCCCTGAGGAGTCGGAGAGCCTTGCTAAGGAAGTTGTGACTATTGCCAGAGCAAGAGGAGGAGCCCTGGGACATCAGGTTCCTGTTGAGGTTTGTGCCTCTCAGACAAGGAGAAAGTTGGCAGGAGCCTCCTCAGCTCTTTTCTGAAGTCGCTAGACTATGATAAAAAACCCACGCATAGGATTTCACAGTTCCTGGCATGTCTGGCCTTTTGTTTGAAGCTGGAAGGGACAGACACACTCAGagacatgaaaaggaaaaaaaaaagctgcttaaTTTGCTGGAAAGTATACCTGAAAAAGTCTCGTGAACAGATGCTTTCGATGAATACAAATCATTCTTTAAGGTAATAACCTTTTTTATGCCTAGAAAGTTAATAACAGTCACATGCAGCCCTTTATTGTTTTAAATGCACAGGAATGAGCTTTTGGACGGTGATGGTTTTATGTATGGTATGGGTCATGTAGCATCCTGAAGGCTGACTAAGAGGGATGCCTAAAATAACTCAGGTGGGAAACAGACTCCAGTAGGTCCTTTCTGGAGGCTATCTGAGCCCTCCCCAAAGCAGGTCTAACCTCAGTGCTGACCTGCAGAGAACCTTTGTCCTGAAAAGCATATTGCAATGGACAAGAAAGAGCTGGGATGCAATAATATAAGGGTATCAGTGGTCTGGACACCCTTGAAGGAGTCTGGCTAGGCTGGTAGTTGCCGTACCGTTACATTGTCCTTTTAACATGTCTGGGATGTGATGGCTGGAAGGGAATCTCTGCATCACCTCATCCAACAGCCTACCCAAAGCAGGACTGTGGCTGGCACAATGTCAGGCTGGACATGGCTTCATCCAGACAAGGCTTGGAAACTCTGGGAAAGGAGGGTCCCCTTGCTGAGGTGACAGTTCCCACACTGCATTGCCCTCTggataaaaacatttttcccaCTGTCTGTGAACCTCTCCATCCACAGCTGGTGGCTGTTACCCCTAACATCACCTACTCGTGCTGTGAAGATCTTGGCTCTGCTATCTTTGTAACTCAAATTCCACAGGACTGTGTTGCGGGTTGAGAAGTGGTTCGTAGCTATTGGTCTCCATGTGAACACCagagcagggctctgcagcagtggcCAACCCTTCTTCTCAAGACCAAGGCATTGAGATGTTTTGCCAGGCTGCAGCCCACAGCTAAGAAAAAGCCAATCTATGACCAAGCCTTCTCAGGAAAAGCTGGAGTATGAACATAACCTCGTTTGCTCCTCATTGGACTGTTTTTCTCAGAAGTACTTTATTAAGAAAGGTACCTCTACCTCTTGCCACCAATAGGTGCCTTTGGAAtagacctgttggagcaagtccagaagaGCTGAAGAGTTGGGTGTAGTGCTGCAAAATGCAGGAGGGATCCGGCCTTCCTCCTCTAGATGGACACCAGCCTGGGCTCCTTTACTTTTGAAAATAGCAATCCAGGGACAGCAGGTTATTAGCTGGAGCTGAGGGAACATCCatgggatggaaaaggaagggaCTTGGGCAGAATGGGTCAAGAGGAGTCTGGGCAAAGGAGAACTCTAAA
Encoded here:
- the LOC138118443 gene encoding G-protein coupled receptor 183-like, whose product is MALVEDVFLPTNLTSSNHSSCNVHNHHFSTKVTFSLFYIILLVFGACGNVLALCITFQHRKKKLNSTDLYLVNLALSDALFTLALPGRIAYYILESDWPFGDWFCRITAFIFYMNTYVSIYFMTCVSVDRYVAVVRTRHPSRIRKMSRARGICVLIWSLVFLQTAPLLLRPMTRRMGDKLTCMEYFNFEEIPNLPYLLLVACMLGFFLPVGIILVCYMRINLKLCQTAKENPLTVKNRHHHRAFTVILVVLLAVLLCFSPYHLNIVQFMVRKILYQPSCREQQAFKMSLQVTVAFMNFNCCIDPIIYFFAFRGYKRRLLRIFRNSGSLATSSTAKTPSDSNSNSQPPGSVSV